A single Lactuca sativa cultivar Salinas chromosome 8, Lsat_Salinas_v11, whole genome shotgun sequence DNA region contains:
- the LOC111900603 gene encoding mitochondrial uncoupling protein 3 translates to MAQQQSQPRSNAVNKIALASLSAMVAETTTFPIDITKTRLQLHGISLSTTRRVSAFQVAADIVRNEGVTGLYKGLSPALIRHIFYTPIRTVGYEQLRHAFLSDDSQPLSLPSKALIGGFSGVIAQVVASPADLVKVRMQADGQKVNPRYTTPLNALHKIINTEGFFGLWRGVFPNIQRAFLVNMGELACYDHAKTFIIHNKIANDNIYAHTLASMMSGLTATTISCPADVVKTRMMNQGISEEGKLKYRNSYDCVVKTVRFEGIRALWKGFFPTWARLGPWQFVFWVSYEKFRLIVGLPSF, encoded by the exons ATGGCTCAGCAACAAAGCCAGCCGAGATCCAACGCCGTCAACAAGATCGCACTGGCGTCGCTATCTGCAATGGTGGCGGAAACCACCACCTTCCCCATCGATATAACCAAGACGAGGCTTCAATTACACGGCATATCCCTCtcaacgactcgccgagtctcagcaTTTCAGGTCGCCGCCGACATCGTTCGCAATGAAGGCGTAACAGGACTGTACAAAGGCTTATCACCTGCGCTTATTAGACACATTTTCTATACACCGATTCGAACCGTTGGTTATGAACAATTGCGTCACGCTTTCCTCAGTGATGATAGTCAACCTCTTTCTCTACCAAGTAAGGCACTCATCGGAGGATTTTCCGGCGTTATTGCTCAG GTAGTAGCTAGCCCAGCTGACCTGGTCAAAGTCAGAATGCAAGCagatggtcaaaaagtcaaccccAGGTACACAACCCCACTCAACGCCTTACACAAAATCATAAACACCGAAGGCTTTTTCGGACTATGGAGAGGCGTATTCCCCAATATCCAAAGAGCATTTTTAGTAAACATGGGAGAATTAGCATGTTATGATCACGCAAAAACATTCATAATTCACAATAAAATTGCTAATGACAACATTTACGCCCATACTTTAGCCTCCATGATGTCTGGCCTTACAGCCACCACCATAAGTTGCCCTGCAGATGTTGTGAAAACTAGAATGATGAATCAAGGGATTAGTGAAGAAGGTAAGTTAAAGTATAGGAATTCTTATGATTGTGTTGTGAAGACTGTTAGATTTGAAGGGATTAGAGCTTTGTGGAAAGGGTTTTTTCCTACTTGGGCTAGGTTAGGGCCTTGGCAATTTGTGTTTTGGGTGTCTTATGAGAAATTTAGGTTGATTGTTGGGCTTCCTTCTTTTTAA